The Nocardia arthritidis genome has a window encoding:
- a CDS encoding CinA family protein — protein sequence MTDPLTAAAPAAELVRALAAARQTVATAESLTAGLVSATIAGVPGASAVLRGGLVVYATDLKHSLAGVGDEVLRTEGPVAASTAEQLAVGARTRCAADWGVALTGVAGPDPQGGHPPGTVYLGLAGPGHSEVMRLKLAGDRWTIRIGATNSAVRELLRCVRDMR from the coding sequence ATGACCGATCCGCTCACCGCCGCCGCGCCCGCCGCCGAACTGGTGCGCGCGCTGGCCGCGGCCCGGCAGACGGTGGCCACCGCCGAATCGCTCACCGCGGGGCTGGTTTCGGCGACCATCGCGGGCGTGCCCGGCGCCAGCGCGGTGCTGCGCGGCGGACTTGTGGTGTACGCCACGGATCTCAAACACAGTCTGGCCGGTGTCGGCGACGAAGTGCTCCGGACGGAGGGTCCGGTGGCGGCGAGCACCGCCGAGCAGCTCGCGGTCGGCGCGCGAACTCGGTGCGCCGCGGACTGGGGTGTCGCGCTGACCGGTGTCGCCGGGCCGGATCCACAGGGCGGTCATCCGCCGGGCACGGTCTACCTCGGTCTCGCCGGTCCCGGCCACAGCGAGGTCATGCGGTTGAAACTGGCGGGGGACCGGTGGACGATCAGAATCGGCGCGACGAATTCCGCGGTACGGGAATTGCTGCGTTGCGTGCGGGATATGCGATAG
- a CDS encoding helix-turn-helix domain-containing protein, which translates to MTLLREAIGDSLRRARLAQSRTLREVSTSARVSLGYLSEVERGRKEASSELLAAICEALDVPLSRVLWDVSTIMAGADGLPVQDERAAAALPESAEASESEAAAVESADAAAAPATATMSVADAAPLPRIAGDTRIVIPAPRNDMLVLVRNN; encoded by the coding sequence ATGACGCTGCTGCGAGAGGCGATCGGGGACAGTCTGCGGCGTGCTCGTCTCGCCCAGAGCCGGACGCTGCGCGAGGTCTCGACCTCGGCGCGGGTCAGCCTCGGTTATCTGTCGGAGGTGGAGCGGGGTCGCAAGGAGGCATCCAGCGAACTGCTCGCCGCGATCTGCGAGGCGTTGGACGTGCCGCTGTCGCGGGTGCTCTGGGATGTGAGCACCATCATGGCGGGCGCCGACGGACTGCCGGTCCAGGACGAGCGTGCGGCCGCCGCACTGCCGGAATCCGCCGAGGCGAGCGAGTCCGAGGCGGCCGCGGTGGAGTCGGCCGATGCCGCTGCGGCCCCGGCCACGGCGACCATGTCGGTGGCGGACGCGGCCCCGCTGCCGCGCATCGCCGGTGACACCAGGATCGTCATCCCGGCGCCGAGGAACGACATGCTGGTTCTGGTCAGAAACAACTGA
- the pspM gene encoding phage shock envelope stress response protein PspM, protein MTDRQSRGRRKGSALVRAQAALAQQPGTLPESLLEMGEHALVAVRKWADPRERELRRRRRARRRSFQLGTASGITTVGTVGLMIVSAPAWAVVVVGGGAVALVTGTALSARRYLQLRSSPLPQAAFIPRKRPPLRSMARGSIDRLLRAERALHGLSTQIARSRRLPVEELTEMVETAASGANALHALAADIAAMEQALGMVGRTNADAAAALTGNVRLTVTRLDAGVTEYEQVVAAASRILAVPESAVLAHQFDGIVAELRHAADRLDGWAQALTEVADRPVHAQIPLREH, encoded by the coding sequence ATGACCGACAGGCAGTCGCGGGGCCGTCGCAAGGGGTCGGCGCTCGTGCGCGCACAGGCCGCGCTCGCCCAGCAGCCGGGCACCCTGCCCGAAAGTCTGTTGGAAATGGGCGAACACGCCCTCGTCGCGGTGCGCAAGTGGGCCGATCCGCGGGAGCGCGAACTGCGCAGGCGGCGGCGGGCCCGCCGCCGCAGCTTCCAACTCGGCACCGCCTCCGGCATCACCACCGTGGGAACCGTTGGGCTGATGATCGTTTCGGCCCCGGCCTGGGCGGTGGTCGTGGTCGGCGGCGGCGCGGTCGCGCTGGTCACCGGCACCGCGCTGAGCGCCCGCCGCTATCTGCAGTTACGCAGTTCGCCCCTGCCGCAGGCCGCGTTCATACCGCGCAAACGGCCGCCGCTGCGTTCGATGGCGCGCGGTTCGATCGATCGGCTGTTGCGCGCGGAGCGGGCGCTGCATGGGTTGAGCACCCAGATCGCGCGGTCGCGTCGCCTGCCCGTCGAGGAACTCACCGAGATGGTGGAGACCGCCGCCTCCGGCGCCAACGCCCTGCACGCGCTGGCCGCCGATATCGCCGCGATGGAACAGGCGCTCGGCATGGTCGGCCGCACCAACGCCGACGCGGCCGCCGCCCTCACCGGCAACGTCCGGCTCACGGTCACCCGCCTGGACGCTGGCGTCACCGAATACGAGCAGGTGGTCGCCGCCGCGAGCCGGATCCTCGCCGTCCCCGAAAGCGCCGTCCTGGCACATCAATTCGACGGAATCGTCGCCGAACTCCGTCACGCCGCGGACCGCCTGGACGGCTGGGCCCAAGCCCTCACCGAGGTCGCAGACCGCCCTGTGCACGCCCAGATCCCGTTGCGGGAGCATTAG
- a CDS encoding YciI family protein, with protein sequence MPIFAVHYVYSDATIPGRDAHRPEHRAWLAGLVEPGSLLTSGPYPDGSGALLIFRAEDEAALRALLAEDPFAKANVIDDVQVVEWVPTIGWTGA encoded by the coding sequence ATGCCGATTTTCGCCGTGCACTACGTCTACTCCGACGCGACGATTCCGGGCCGGGACGCCCATCGCCCCGAGCATCGGGCCTGGCTCGCCGGTCTGGTCGAGCCGGGCAGCCTGCTGACCAGCGGCCCGTACCCGGATGGTTCGGGCGCCCTGCTGATCTTCCGGGCCGAGGACGAGGCGGCGCTGCGCGCGCTGCTCGCCGAGGATCCGTTCGCCAAGGCGAACGTGATCGATGACGTTCAGGTGGTCGAGTGGGTTCCGACAATCGGCTGGACCGGCGCCTGA
- a CDS encoding Clp protease N-terminal domain-containing protein: MTEDLFKPNVRYTPRLRAILLAAETEAANRGCDFVGVEHVQLAILGDPWAIPTQVIAREKGRVDKIAADLRGVLDSDGYKGIKPPPES; encoded by the coding sequence ATGACCGAAGATCTGTTCAAGCCGAACGTCCGGTATACCCCACGCCTGCGAGCGATTCTGCTGGCCGCCGAGACCGAGGCCGCGAACCGCGGCTGCGACTTCGTCGGTGTAGAGCACGTGCAGTTGGCGATCCTCGGCGACCCGTGGGCCATCCCGACCCAGGTGATCGCCCGAGAAAAGGGCCGGGTCGACAAGATCGCCGCGGATCTGCGCGGAGTCCTGGATTCCGATGGGTACAAGGGCATCAAGCCTCCCCCAGAGAGTTGA
- a CDS encoding PspA/IM30 family protein, with protein sequence MANPFVKAWKYLMALFDSKIEEHADPKVQIQQAIEEAQRQHQALSQQAASVIGNQRQLEMKLNRQLDEVEKLNANARQAVMLADQAAAANDTEKAIQYTNAAEAFAAQLVTAEQAVEDLKVLHDQSLQAAAQAKKAVEQNAMLLQQKVAERTKLLSQLEQAKMQEQVSASLQQMDSTLSAPGTTPSLDAVREKIERRYANALGAAELAQNTVQGRMLEVQQASIQMAGHNKLEQIRASMRGDALPAGGGQPSINPAQANPAGAPQLNKGQAAQQ encoded by the coding sequence ATGGCTAATCCGTTCGTCAAGGCCTGGAAATACCTGATGGCCCTCTTCGATTCGAAGATCGAGGAGCACGCGGATCCGAAGGTTCAGATTCAGCAGGCTATCGAAGAAGCCCAGCGCCAGCATCAGGCCCTGTCGCAGCAGGCCGCTTCGGTCATCGGTAACCAGCGTCAGCTGGAGATGAAGCTGAACCGGCAGCTCGACGAGGTCGAGAAGCTGAATGCCAATGCGCGCCAGGCGGTCATGCTCGCCGATCAGGCCGCCGCGGCCAACGACACCGAGAAGGCGATCCAGTACACCAATGCCGCCGAGGCCTTCGCGGCGCAGCTGGTCACCGCCGAGCAGGCGGTCGAGGACCTGAAGGTGCTGCACGACCAGTCGCTACAGGCGGCCGCGCAGGCGAAGAAGGCGGTCGAGCAGAACGCCATGCTGTTGCAGCAGAAGGTGGCCGAGCGCACCAAGCTGCTCAGCCAGCTGGAGCAGGCCAAGATGCAGGAGCAGGTTTCCGCGTCGCTGCAGCAGATGGATTCCACGCTGTCGGCGCCCGGTACCACGCCGAGCCTGGACGCGGTGCGGGAGAAGATTGAGCGTCGGTACGCGAATGCGCTCGGCGCCGCGGAACTCGCGCAGAACACGGTGCAGGGTCGCATGCTCGAGGTGCAGCAGGCCAGCATTCAGATGGCCGGGCACAACAAGCTGGAGCAGATCCGCGCCTCCATGCGCGGCGACGCGCTGCCCGCGGGCGGCGGGCAGCCTTCGATCAACCCGGCGCAGGCGAACCCGGCCGGCGCGCCGCAACTGAACAAGGGTCAGGCCGCCCAGCAGTAG
- a CDS encoding lasso RiPP family leader peptide-containing protein: MNGETVQAKQTYEAPAIVELGDFNTETAMNTWGNLAEVQYPYVISYPPNS; encoded by the coding sequence ATGAATGGCGAAACAGTCCAGGCCAAGCAGACATACGAGGCCCCGGCCATTGTCGAACTCGGGGATTTCAACACCGAAACGGCGATGAACACCTGGGGTAACCTCGCCGAAGTTCAGTACCCGTACGTGATTTCCTATCCTCCGAACAGCTGA
- a CDS encoding MerR family transcriptional regulator, whose protein sequence is MKSIGEVAARFGLPTHVLRHWESQGLLSPARAGDRRRYTDADLHRIAAILISKEAGFGLADIRTMLAAESSRARDELITRHREKLLARIARAQAALDMIEGGPCPHEDIMTCPHFQGLLAARLQPSAATGSGRADANVEGLQTNWI, encoded by the coding sequence GTCAATCGGCGAGGTGGCGGCTCGGTTCGGGTTGCCGACACACGTGCTGCGCCATTGGGAGTCACAAGGACTGCTGTCACCCGCCCGCGCAGGTGACCGCCGCCGCTACACCGACGCGGACCTGCACCGGATAGCGGCGATCCTGATCTCGAAGGAGGCGGGCTTCGGGCTCGCGGATATCCGCACGATGCTGGCCGCCGAATCTTCGCGGGCCCGCGATGAACTCATCACCCGCCACCGCGAGAAGCTGCTGGCCCGAATCGCCCGCGCCCAAGCCGCACTCGACATGATCGAAGGCGGCCCGTGCCCGCACGAGGACATCATGACGTGCCCGCATTTCCAAGGCCTCCTGGCCGCCCGCCTACAGCCGTCCGCCGCAACGGGTTCGGGTCGCGCCGACGCGAATGTCGAAGGACTCCAGACCAACTGGATATAG
- a CDS encoding serine/threonine-protein kinase, with product MRVGQLITDRYRLSEQLGSGAHGVVWCAVDEQLDRVVALKHALVSDSSDGGELIGRLEREAKLLAQLNHPNIVTVFDLVRADGQWWLVMEYVPGHSLRELGPLPLRRVATIGVQLAHALAAVHAAGILHRDIKPSNVLVTDDDHAKLGDFGVSRAVYADATLTRTGAFTGTPGYMAPEVAYGADPGPASDVFSLGATLFAAIEGNSPFGDSDNPMVLMRRTAQRDISAPSRAGALTPVLSAMLRTNPDRRPTADQARTRLAEAAAHPSLLTQPRNIRHSKTIMLAVAGVFCAVAVAVWIVLAGSQHATIRKPTTVMGDPRTADPCMLADPTIFDRFGGHVEKDADGGNFNRCDLILTLPGGGKVDTRIELQNPSPQPPSGRVETVGEIGVLRLPAQDNKCERTVLLPDRYEIAVGAVRARAGPMDLCAIADAATATVVDVASRGALPRRTALPPAESLFHTDACALLDSESLSLYPGVEARRPQIGFGNWECRWTSSTTPGSLLVRFDRNDQVNTSNGQPEPLAGHEAYVAPDGYGDSTCQVTVVHRTYTTGNSAEAYELALVVITGPQPPERRCQVATAIATAVAAKLPAH from the coding sequence GTGCGCGTCGGTCAGCTGATCACCGATCGCTATCGGCTCAGTGAGCAGCTCGGCTCCGGTGCGCACGGCGTCGTCTGGTGTGCGGTCGACGAGCAACTGGACCGTGTTGTCGCTCTCAAGCACGCCTTGGTGTCCGACAGCTCCGACGGTGGCGAGCTGATAGGCCGCCTCGAGCGCGAGGCCAAACTGCTCGCGCAGCTGAATCATCCGAATATCGTCACCGTATTCGATCTCGTCCGCGCCGATGGCCAGTGGTGGCTGGTCATGGAATATGTTCCCGGGCACAGCCTTCGGGAACTCGGCCCGCTACCGCTGCGCCGGGTGGCCACCATCGGTGTGCAACTCGCGCACGCCTTGGCGGCGGTGCACGCGGCGGGCATCCTGCACCGCGACATCAAGCCGAGCAACGTTCTGGTCACCGATGACGATCATGCCAAACTCGGCGATTTCGGGGTTTCTCGCGCCGTGTACGCCGACGCGACGCTCACCCGCACCGGCGCGTTCACCGGAACACCCGGATATATGGCCCCGGAGGTCGCCTACGGGGCCGATCCGGGACCGGCGTCGGACGTATTCTCTTTGGGCGCAACGCTGTTCGCGGCGATAGAGGGGAATTCGCCGTTCGGTGATTCCGATAACCCGATGGTGCTGATGCGGCGGACCGCGCAGCGCGATATCTCCGCGCCCAGCCGTGCCGGCGCACTGACACCGGTCCTGTCGGCCATGTTGCGGACCAATCCGGACCGGCGGCCGACGGCCGACCAAGCACGAACCCGGCTCGCCGAGGCCGCCGCGCATCCTTCGTTGCTAACCCAGCCGCGGAATATCCGGCATTCGAAAACCATCATGCTCGCCGTCGCCGGGGTTTTCTGCGCTGTGGCCGTCGCGGTCTGGATCGTGCTCGCAGGATCGCAGCACGCAACCATCAGGAAACCGACGACGGTGATGGGCGACCCGCGCACCGCCGACCCCTGCATGCTGGCCGACCCCACGATATTCGACCGGTTCGGCGGTCACGTCGAAAAGGACGCGGACGGAGGCAATTTCAACCGCTGCGACCTGATTCTCACCTTGCCGGGCGGCGGCAAGGTCGATACCCGGATCGAGTTGCAGAATCCATCGCCGCAACCCCCGTCGGGGCGGGTCGAGACGGTCGGCGAGATCGGTGTGCTGCGGTTGCCCGCGCAAGACAACAAGTGCGAGCGGACCGTACTGCTGCCCGATCGATACGAAATCGCCGTTGGCGCCGTCAGGGCGCGTGCCGGGCCGATGGATCTGTGTGCGATCGCGGATGCGGCGACCGCGACCGTCGTGGATGTGGCCTCGCGCGGTGCACTGCCGCGACGGACCGCCCTGCCGCCCGCCGAATCGCTGTTCCATACCGATGCCTGCGCGCTGCTCGACTCGGAGTCGTTGTCGCTGTATCCGGGCGTGGAGGCCAGGCGCCCGCAGATCGGATTCGGCAACTGGGAATGCCGGTGGACCAGCAGCACCACCCCTGGCTCACTGCTGGTGCGATTCGATCGAAACGACCAGGTGAATACCAGTAATGGACAACCCGAACCGCTCGCCGGACATGAGGCGTATGTCGCGCCCGACGGCTACGGCGACAGCACCTGTCAGGTCACCGTCGTGCACCGCACCTACACCACCGGTAATTCGGCCGAGGCATACGAGCTCGCGCTCGTGGTGATCACCGGTCCGCAGCCGCCCGAGCGGCGCTGCCAGGTCGCCACCGCGATCGCGACCGCTGTCGCGGCGAAACTGCCCGCCCATTAG
- a CDS encoding lasso peptide biosynthesis B2 protein, translating to MSYVLPEAPAYTGFGGKIIMALALTSARILSKQSPNRLRALLGRVVATAPPASYEQAALARNQILTFSPRCRAHNACLPRSIAVLLVCRARGVRPTLCIGVVAAPPFRAHAWIEADGEIVGEPVDSRYYRKLFTVPKTLN from the coding sequence ATGAGTTATGTCCTGCCAGAAGCCCCCGCGTACACGGGATTCGGCGGCAAGATCATCATGGCGCTCGCACTGACTTCGGCCAGGATCCTGAGTAAACAGTCACCGAATCGCCTTCGCGCCCTGCTCGGTAGGGTTGTCGCGACGGCACCGCCGGCAAGCTACGAACAGGCTGCGCTCGCCCGTAATCAGATTCTGACGTTCAGTCCGCGTTGCCGTGCCCATAACGCCTGCCTGCCCCGGTCGATCGCCGTCTTGCTGGTGTGCCGGGCGCGGGGTGTCCGGCCGACGCTGTGCATTGGTGTCGTCGCCGCCCCGCCTTTCAGAGCGCACGCCTGGATCGAGGCCGACGGCGAGATCGTCGGCGAGCCGGTGGACAGTCGCTACTATCGGAAACTGTTCACCGTCCCGAAAACCCTGAACTGA
- a CDS encoding lasso peptide biosynthesis PqqD family chaperone has translation MSSGALKKSISYVDTEYGRVMLDEAKSLYWHANPTAALLLDVLEGGGDAEEAARRIVSRFDIDERTAMADVRGAIDQLRERGLLS, from the coding sequence GTGAGCAGTGGCGCATTGAAGAAGAGCATTTCCTACGTCGATACCGAGTACGGGCGGGTCATGCTGGACGAGGCGAAAAGTCTTTACTGGCACGCCAATCCGACGGCGGCATTGCTACTGGACGTCCTCGAAGGCGGCGGCGACGCCGAGGAGGCGGCGCGGCGGATCGTCAGTAGGTTCGATATCGACGAGCGGACCGCCATGGCCGATGTTCGCGGCGCGATCGACCAATTGCGCGAGCGGGGACTCCTGTCATGA
- a CDS encoding asparagine synthase yields the protein MSNRFAGAYHVVGSFEGRVYAQGSASGVHRVYHAAVCGVRVLSDRMDMLAELAGLPPNDTAVAMRLVRGLPYPLSEVPLWSGITAVAADDCLVVETDGHGWATKTWWRRPDPVLSRAEGAARLRSALADATAARAVGGLITCDLSGGLDSTPLCYFAARSPSGVIAKTSYNDDPGGRQDLLWARKALAVMPGVREHVVESTNDMPDFYGGLLDILDRVDEPTQSLLCAPRIEHQLRYDSARGVAVHLNGLGGDQLFCGSSSWEHSLFRRKPLSAWQRARAVQLAEGHSPLATLRALCDRSGYAAWLSRSIEDALDGRAPGLCGWSLTPRFPSWLSAAAKDALREAMLRAVRDADPLGVNRAEHHELSEIRDAARVVRGSAQLGARFGVSHQAPLLDDRVVEACLSVRREERVTPVEWKPLMKEAMRGLLPDEFLRRVTKTDGTGQVMRGFNAHRHDISTLCESSGLSESGLIDMAAFTAAVNPKGMELPDTLMNEFTNLALFIRNRDQFRVFGTVNSFR from the coding sequence GTGTCGAACCGCTTCGCGGGCGCCTACCACGTGGTCGGCTCGTTCGAGGGTCGCGTTTACGCTCAGGGCTCGGCCAGCGGGGTGCACCGCGTGTACCACGCCGCCGTGTGCGGAGTCCGCGTGCTGAGCGATCGGATGGATATGCTCGCCGAACTCGCGGGTTTGCCGCCGAACGACACCGCGGTGGCGATGCGGCTGGTGCGCGGCCTTCCGTATCCGCTTTCGGAAGTCCCGTTGTGGTCCGGGATCACCGCGGTCGCCGCCGACGACTGCCTTGTGGTGGAGACCGACGGCCACGGGTGGGCGACCAAGACCTGGTGGCGGCGTCCGGATCCGGTGTTGTCCCGCGCCGAGGGGGCGGCGCGATTGCGGTCCGCCCTCGCGGACGCGACAGCGGCCCGAGCCGTGGGCGGACTCATCACCTGCGATCTCTCCGGTGGGCTGGACTCGACCCCGCTGTGCTACTTCGCTGCCCGGAGCCCGTCCGGAGTCATCGCGAAAACCAGCTACAACGACGATCCCGGCGGTCGGCAGGACCTCCTGTGGGCACGTAAAGCGTTGGCGGTCATGCCGGGTGTGCGTGAGCATGTCGTCGAGTCGACGAACGACATGCCGGACTTCTACGGTGGATTGCTCGATATCCTCGATCGTGTCGATGAGCCGACGCAGAGCCTGTTGTGCGCACCGCGCATCGAACATCAGCTCCGATACGACAGCGCGCGTGGCGTGGCAGTTCATCTCAACGGGCTCGGCGGAGACCAATTGTTCTGCGGCTCATCGAGCTGGGAGCATTCCCTCTTCCGCCGCAAACCGCTGTCCGCTTGGCAGCGCGCGCGTGCCGTGCAGCTCGCCGAGGGACATTCACCACTGGCCACGCTGCGCGCACTGTGCGACCGAAGCGGTTACGCGGCATGGTTGTCCAGAAGTATCGAGGATGCGCTCGACGGGCGGGCACCCGGACTTTGCGGCTGGTCCCTGACGCCCCGATTCCCCTCTTGGCTGTCGGCCGCCGCCAAGGACGCGTTGCGCGAGGCGATGCTGCGCGCCGTGCGTGACGCGGACCCCCTCGGAGTGAATCGGGCTGAGCACCATGAACTTTCCGAGATACGGGACGCGGCAAGGGTAGTTCGGGGGAGCGCCCAGTTGGGTGCGCGGTTCGGGGTGAGCCATCAGGCGCCGCTGCTGGACGATCGGGTCGTGGAAGCCTGTCTGTCGGTGCGGCGGGAAGAGCGGGTGACCCCGGTCGAATGGAAGCCGCTCATGAAAGAGGCCATGCGTGGTCTGCTACCGGACGAATTCCTCCGGAGAGTCACCAAAACGGATGGAACCGGACAGGTGATGCGGGGGTTCAACGCTCACCGGCACGATATATCGACCTTGTGCGAAAGCTCCGGCCTCAGCGAATCAGGTCTGATCGATATGGCCGCGTTCACGGCGGCAGTGAACCCGAAGGGAATGGAACTGCCGGATACATTGATGAACGAGTTCACGAACCTCGCGCTGTTCATCAGAAATCGGGATCAGTTCAGGGTTTTCGGGACGGTGAACAGTTTCCGATAG
- a CDS encoding FHA domain-containing protein, with translation MSEFRQLAGNDSGLAFGVPDSAPHTIYVLALTGGVATGPAPGRRIRFGRNRPEVDVCVGGDDRKISRCQGLLTHHENRWWVRNLGRQPLRLPGSRMLFGGEDPLPLDTGYTPMFIRGSGRREHLLELYVTGADTSRTGVGPADPTDPPRTWRFSDTERLVLIVLAQRYLLQEAYPQPMAWSQAAIHLDDLQPDAGWTAKRVEHVVEKVRARLSAKGVAGLTREEVGEPVGNTLNHNLIRELIDSTTLIPPDLRLLEFRDE, from the coding sequence ATGAGCGAGTTTCGGCAACTGGCCGGGAACGACAGCGGTTTGGCATTCGGCGTGCCGGACTCGGCTCCCCACACGATCTACGTGCTTGCGCTCACCGGCGGAGTCGCCACCGGGCCCGCGCCGGGACGACGAATTCGGTTCGGGCGCAATCGACCCGAGGTCGACGTATGCGTCGGCGGCGACGACCGCAAGATCAGCCGCTGCCAGGGGCTGCTGACCCATCACGAGAATCGTTGGTGGGTCCGCAATCTCGGACGCCAACCGCTTCGGCTACCCGGCTCCCGCATGCTGTTCGGCGGCGAGGACCCGCTGCCCCTGGACACCGGCTACACCCCGATGTTCATTCGCGGGTCCGGCCGCCGCGAACATCTCCTCGAACTGTATGTGACCGGCGCCGATACGTCCCGGACCGGTGTCGGCCCCGCCGACCCCACCGATCCACCGCGAACGTGGCGGTTCTCCGATACCGAGCGCCTGGTGCTCATCGTTCTCGCCCAGCGGTACCTGCTGCAGGAGGCCTATCCGCAGCCGATGGCGTGGAGCCAGGCGGCCATTCACCTCGACGATCTACAACCCGACGCCGGATGGACCGCCAAACGTGTCGAGCACGTTGTCGAGAAGGTCCGGGCCCGCCTGTCCGCGAAGGGCGTCGCGGGCCTGACTCGCGAAGAGGTAGGTGAACCGGTCGGCAATACCTTGAACCACAACCTGATTCGCGAACTCATCGACAGCACCACCCTGATACCACCGGATCTACGGCTGCTCGAATTTCGCGACGAATGA
- a CDS encoding putative glycolipid-binding domain-containing protein, producing the protein MRTFVWQGIDEPRMEIVQVESLDRARGTQIGLVYELRWELAGSELTVDIGDGPVRHRLDGADFFDLQHSAFFNSLPVIRDGLLSDVVARDYTMRYVSVPDLTSCLNAQRYAPRGNGVVGYVSGDYRAEIEFDRDGFVTTYQDYLRRLHP; encoded by the coding sequence GTGCGAACATTCGTGTGGCAGGGGATCGACGAGCCGCGGATGGAGATCGTTCAGGTGGAAAGCCTGGATCGTGCCCGCGGAACACAGATCGGGTTGGTGTATGAACTGCGGTGGGAGCTCGCCGGTTCGGAACTGACCGTCGACATCGGTGACGGGCCGGTGCGGCATCGGCTCGATGGGGCCGACTTCTTCGATCTACAGCATTCGGCGTTCTTCAACTCGCTGCCCGTGATACGCGACGGACTGCTGTCGGACGTCGTGGCGCGGGACTACACCATGCGTTACGTCTCCGTCCCAGATCTGACATCCTGTCTCAACGCGCAGCGCTACGCTCCGCGCGGCAACGGCGTAGTCGGCTACGTTTCGGGTGACTACCGCGCCGAGATCGAATTCGACCGGGACGGTTTCGTCACCACTTATCAGGACTATTTGCGGCGGCTGCATCCGTGA
- a CDS encoding amino-acid N-acetyltransferase: MTNRGPLGGSTRDTHPAQPSSAPVVRRARTSDVPEIKRLIDVYAGRILLEKNLVTLYEAVQEFWVAEVDGRVVGCGALHVLWADLGEVRTVAVHPDVKGKGVGKLIVRQLVAVARELELKRVFVLTFEVDFFGGHGFVEIEGTPVTAEVYAEMCRSYDTGVAEFLDLSYVKPNTLGNTRMLLNL; encoded by the coding sequence ATGACCAATAGGGGACCGTTAGGCGGTTCGACACGCGACACCCATCCGGCGCAACCCAGTTCGGCTCCGGTGGTACGACGCGCGCGAACCTCGGACGTCCCCGAGATCAAGCGACTCATCGACGTGTACGCCGGCCGGATCCTGCTGGAGAAGAACCTGGTCACGCTGTACGAGGCGGTGCAGGAGTTCTGGGTGGCCGAGGTGGACGGCCGGGTGGTGGGCTGCGGCGCGCTGCACGTGCTGTGGGCCGATCTCGGCGAGGTGCGCACGGTGGCCGTGCATCCGGATGTCAAGGGCAAGGGCGTCGGCAAGCTGATCGTGCGCCAACTCGTCGCGGTGGCCAGGGAATTGGAGCTGAAACGGGTCTTCGTGCTGACCTTCGAGGTGGATTTCTTCGGCGGGCACGGCTTCGTCGAGATCGAGGGCACCCCGGTGACCGCCGAGGTGTACGCGGAGATGTGCCGGTCCTACGACACCGGTGTCGCGGAATTCCTCGACCTGAGCTACGTGAAGCCGAACACCCTCGGCAATACTCGAATGCTGCTGAACCTCTGA
- the pgsA gene encoding CDP-diacylglycerol--glycerol-3-phosphate 3-phosphatidyltransferase, translating into MSVQPEEIDRPWTETASAHSAFVPTAQPEPTVPLLNIANVLTMLRIAIVPLFVLALFAGGGHQTGWRIAAAALFGLAAITDRFDGQLARKYGLVTDFGKLADPIADKALIGAALIGLSMLGDVAWWITLVICGREIGITLLRLAVVRRGVIPAGRGGKLKTLVQSLAIAVLLLPLTGGFATAGTVLMYVAVVLTVLTGLDYIGQAVRVWLAGPRRRRI; encoded by the coding sequence ATGAGCGTGCAGCCGGAGGAGATCGATCGGCCGTGGACCGAAACCGCTTCCGCGCATTCGGCATTCGTACCGACCGCACAGCCGGAGCCGACGGTCCCGCTGCTGAATATCGCCAATGTGCTGACGATGCTGCGCATCGCGATCGTGCCGCTGTTCGTGCTCGCGCTGTTCGCGGGCGGCGGGCATCAGACCGGTTGGCGGATCGCCGCGGCCGCGCTGTTCGGGCTGGCCGCCATCACCGACCGCTTCGACGGGCAATTGGCGCGCAAGTACGGCCTGGTCACCGATTTCGGCAAACTCGCCGATCCGATCGCGGACAAGGCGCTGATCGGCGCCGCGCTGATCGGGCTCTCCATGCTCGGCGATGTCGCCTGGTGGATCACCCTGGTGATCTGCGGCAGGGAGATCGGCATCACCCTGCTGCGCCTCGCCGTCGTGCGGCGCGGAGTGATTCCGGCCGGGCGCGGCGGCAAGCTCAAAACGCTGGTGCAGTCGCTGGCCATCGCGGTGCTCCTGTTGCCGTTGACGGGCGGATTCGCAACGGCCGGAACGGTTTTGATGTACGTTGCGGTGGTGCTCACCGTGCTCACCGGCCTCGACTACATCGGCCAGGCGGTGCGGGTCTGGCTGGCCGGACCACGGCGGCGCCGGATATGA